Proteins encoded in a region of the Sphingomonas sp. OV641 genome:
- a CDS encoding OPT family oligopeptide transporter, producing the protein MTMPPKPVAELTPRAVLLGGLITLLFTAANVYLGLKVGLTFATSIPAAVISMAILRQFRGSSILENNIVQTIASAAGTLAAIIFVLPGLVIIGWWQGFPFHLTAGITALGGVLGVMFSVPLRRALVVESDLPYPEGRAAAEVLEVGSGSRAGAAESAAGLRLLVSGSVASAGFAILTQMKLAAAEVGTWFRLGSGATGAAGSLSFALFGVGHLVGLSVGLAQLVGLVTAWFILLPILTAAQPAAGDVESWAGAIFREDVRFFGAGVIGIAAVWTLVRIARPVVGGVTSALAASRARHAGEALALEEQDLPIGVVAGAALALLLPIAWLLWSVASAGPIAGSAAVLVAGALVFVVVIGLMIATVTGYMAGLIGASNSPVSGIGILSILAASLLLVGLFGRDLPADTTAALVAYALIVTGIVFGIATIANDNLQDLKTGQLVGATPWKQQVALVIGVIFGSIVVPPVLDLLNTAFGFAGAPGAGPNALAAPQAGLISSLAKGVLGGDLNWSMLRWGALAGVIFIALDEALGKAKRLRLPPLAIGIAIYLPMAVILPVVLGALIGAAYDRWADRTANPEAARRMGTLTATGMIVGESLWGVAFAGIVAASGSDTPLAVVGDGFVPVALTGGALLFVALIAWLYRATRRAVTSAPAA; encoded by the coding sequence ATGACCATGCCGCCAAAACCTGTTGCCGAACTCACCCCGCGCGCCGTGCTGCTGGGCGGATTGATCACATTGCTGTTCACGGCGGCGAACGTCTATCTCGGCCTGAAGGTCGGGCTCACCTTTGCGACGTCGATCCCCGCGGCGGTGATCTCCATGGCGATCCTGCGCCAGTTCCGCGGCTCGTCCATCCTTGAGAACAATATCGTCCAGACCATCGCCAGTGCTGCCGGCACGCTGGCCGCGATCATCTTCGTGCTGCCGGGGCTGGTGATCATCGGCTGGTGGCAGGGCTTCCCCTTTCACCTGACAGCCGGGATCACGGCGCTTGGCGGCGTGCTGGGCGTGATGTTCTCGGTGCCGCTGCGGCGCGCGCTGGTGGTGGAGAGCGACCTTCCCTATCCCGAGGGGCGCGCGGCGGCGGAGGTGCTGGAGGTCGGCTCCGGCTCACGCGCGGGGGCGGCGGAAAGCGCGGCGGGGCTTCGCCTGCTGGTATCCGGTAGCGTGGCATCGGCCGGCTTCGCGATCCTGACCCAGATGAAGCTGGCGGCGGCGGAGGTCGGCACCTGGTTCCGGCTGGGCAGCGGCGCGACCGGGGCAGCGGGCAGCCTGTCGTTCGCCTTGTTCGGCGTCGGTCATCTGGTTGGCCTGTCGGTCGGCCTTGCCCAGCTCGTCGGCCTTGTCACCGCCTGGTTCATCCTGCTGCCGATCCTCACCGCGGCACAGCCGGCGGCGGGTGACGTGGAAAGCTGGGCGGGAGCGATCTTCCGCGAAGACGTGCGCTTCTTCGGTGCCGGCGTGATCGGCATCGCTGCCGTCTGGACGCTGGTGCGGATCGCGCGGCCGGTGGTCGGCGGTGTCACCTCGGCGCTGGCCGCCAGCCGGGCACGGCACGCCGGCGAAGCGCTGGCGCTGGAGGAGCAGGATCTGCCGATCGGCGTGGTAGCCGGCGCCGCACTGGCCCTGCTGCTGCCGATCGCCTGGTTGTTGTGGAGCGTCGCGAGCGCCGGCCCGATCGCCGGCTCTGCCGCAGTGTTGGTAGCGGGCGCGCTCGTCTTCGTCGTGGTGATCGGGCTGATGATCGCCACCGTCACGGGCTATATGGCCGGCCTGATCGGGGCCTCCAATTCGCCGGTATCGGGGATCGGGATCCTCTCCATCCTGGCCGCGTCCCTGCTGCTGGTGGGTCTGTTCGGGCGCGACCTGCCGGCTGACACGACTGCCGCCCTGGTCGCATATGCGCTGATCGTCACCGGCATCGTGTTCGGCATCGCCACCATCGCAAATGACAATCTGCAGGACCTGAAAACCGGGCAGCTGGTCGGCGCGACACCGTGGAAGCAGCAGGTGGCGCTGGTGATCGGCGTGATCTTCGGGTCGATCGTGGTACCGCCAGTGCTTGACCTGCTGAACACCGCGTTCGGCTTCGCCGGCGCGCCAGGTGCCGGGCCGAACGCGCTGGCCGCGCCGCAGGCCGGGCTGATCTCCTCACTCGCGAAGGGCGTGCTGGGCGGCGATCTCAACTGGTCGATGCTGCGCTGGGGCGCGCTGGCGGGCGTGATCTTCATTGCCCTGGACGAGGCGCTGGGCAAAGCGAAGCGCCTGCGCCTGCCGCCGCTCGCGATCGGCATCGCCATCTACCTGCCGATGGCGGTGATCCTGCCGGTGGTGCTCGGCGCGCTGATCGGCGCGGCCTATGATCGCTGGGCGGATCGCACCGCCAACCCGGAAGCCGCGCGGCGCATGGGAACGCTGACCGCGACCGGCATGATCGTCGGCGAGAGCCTGTGGGGCGTGGCCTTTGCCGGGATCGTCGCCGCCAGCGGGAGCGACACGCCGCTCGCGGTGGTGGGCGACGGCTTCGTGCCCGTCGCCCTGACCGGCGGCGCCCTGTTGTTCGTGGCGCTGATCGCGTGGCTTTACCGCGCCACGCGCCGCGCCGTCACATCAGCGCCAGCAGCTTAG
- a CDS encoding TIGR03013 family XrtA/PEP-CTERM system glycosyltransferase, with product MIRVFKHYVPNAVVLLGLIDVVLLLAAAECGWLVRAAQLDMIPEPIWERLPQLAAFAVPLAVAMVAVGAYQADVLVSVRQAVMRLIVAVCLGVIFLSLLYFFMPTVTLWRSSLFYAMLFAIAWLVAARLLFRRMLGGERFRRRIVVLGAGPRAARLGALERANGASFVVAGYVAMGEPMVAVAQAVPRGDIPNLAAFVVECGATEVVLAIEERRNALPLKDLLRVKTTGVHVNEFSTFLERETGRIDLASVNPSWLIFSDGFASGRMLSAMAKRAFDIAASGLLLMVTLPLIMLTALAIKLESRGPAFYRQRRVGLYNEPFDILKLRSMRQDAEVGGQAVWALERDPRITRIGRFIRKVRIDELPQCWSVLKGEMSFVGPRPERPQFVEELEQQLPYYAERHMVKPGITGWAQINYPYGASIEDARHKLEYDLYYAKNYSPFLDLLILLQTLRVVLWPSGAR from the coding sequence ATGATCAGGGTTTTCAAACATTACGTGCCGAACGCGGTCGTCCTGCTCGGGCTGATCGATGTCGTGCTCCTGCTGGCCGCCGCGGAATGCGGGTGGCTGGTGCGCGCCGCTCAGCTCGACATGATCCCGGAGCCGATCTGGGAACGCCTGCCGCAACTCGCCGCCTTTGCCGTCCCGCTCGCCGTCGCGATGGTCGCGGTCGGCGCCTATCAGGCGGATGTTCTGGTGTCGGTCCGTCAGGCGGTGATGCGGCTGATCGTGGCGGTATGCCTTGGCGTTATCTTCCTCAGCCTGCTGTATTTCTTCATGCCCACCGTCACCTTGTGGCGGTCCAGCCTGTTCTACGCGATGCTATTCGCCATTGCGTGGCTGGTAGCGGCGCGGCTGCTGTTCCGCCGAATGCTTGGCGGTGAGCGGTTCCGCCGCCGCATCGTGGTGCTGGGGGCAGGGCCCCGAGCTGCCCGGCTCGGCGCATTGGAGCGGGCGAACGGTGCCAGCTTCGTGGTTGCCGGCTATGTCGCGATGGGCGAGCCGATGGTGGCGGTGGCGCAGGCCGTGCCGCGCGGTGACATCCCCAATCTCGCCGCCTTCGTGGTGGAATGCGGCGCGACGGAGGTGGTGCTGGCGATCGAGGAGCGTCGCAACGCGCTGCCGCTGAAGGATCTGCTGCGCGTCAAGACGACGGGCGTTCATGTGAATGAATTTTCGACCTTTCTGGAACGCGAGACGGGCCGGATCGACCTCGCCAGCGTGAATCCTTCCTGGCTGATCTTTTCCGATGGGTTCGCGTCGGGCCGCATGCTGTCCGCCATGGCGAAGCGCGCCTTTGATATCGCGGCGAGTGGCCTCTTGCTGATGGTCACGCTGCCGCTGATCATGCTCACGGCGTTGGCAATCAAGCTGGAAAGCCGCGGCCCCGCCTTTTACCGCCAGCGCCGCGTCGGCCTCTACAATGAGCCGTTCGACATTCTGAAGCTGCGCTCCATGCGCCAGGATGCGGAAGTGGGCGGCCAGGCGGTCTGGGCCCTCGAGCGCGATCCCCGCATCACGCGCATTGGCAGGTTCATCCGCAAGGTCCGGATCGACGAACTGCCGCAATGCTGGAGCGTGCTGAAGGGCGAGATGAGCTTCGTCGGCCCCCGCCCGGAACGACCGCAGTTCGTGGAGGAGCTGGAACAGCAGCTGCCTTATTACGCCGAACGCCACATGGTGAAGCCCGGCATCACCGGCTGGGCGCAGATCAATTATCCCTATGGCGCCTCGATTGAGGATGCGCGGCACAAGCTGGAATATGATCTTTACTATGCGAAGAACTATTCGCCCTTCCTCGATCTGCTGATCCTGCTGCAGACGTTGCGGGTCGTGCTCTGGCCCTCGGGCGCGCGGTGA
- a CDS encoding glycoside hydrolase family 130 protein encodes MDLFNHRLRLHADPSRVVVRPFHIAKSAMNGQGQSRSQRMIDAVLAMTSIQASEQLAAVLKDFEARHWQTRRVFLTRFAEIAELHGLDNLAIDDEKRQLIGAYFCHEYSYAAAALMNPSAVPHPDQSGMTEGSQRILMSLRAVGEGHISSVAFREGIITSDNQLMLAPEPPFATAADAHGIDGQDIPTGPVTVHRNRDSTLSGTVIFPITEAQSKGLEDLRLVHFTHDDGSLEWLGTYTAYNGASIQSELLRTRDFRAFDLVPMTGSAARNKGIALFPRTVNGEYLSIGRQDGENLYLLRSDRLDHWDDGELILTPVFPWELVQIGNCGPPIEVDEGWLLLTHGVGAMRKYSIGAALLDKNDPSKVLGRTREPILAAADQDREGYVPNVVYTCGAMRQGDKLFMPYGIADSSVGFAFVEISKLLALM; translated from the coding sequence TTGGACTTGTTCAATCATCGGCTCCGGCTCCATGCCGACCCGTCGCGTGTCGTGGTGCGCCCGTTCCATATCGCCAAATCGGCGATGAACGGTCAGGGGCAAAGCCGTTCCCAACGAATGATCGATGCCGTTCTGGCTATGACGTCGATCCAGGCGAGCGAGCAGCTGGCTGCCGTGCTCAAGGATTTCGAGGCGCGCCACTGGCAAACGCGCCGCGTGTTCCTGACCCGCTTCGCGGAAATCGCCGAGCTTCACGGGCTGGATAACCTGGCCATCGATGATGAGAAGCGGCAGCTGATCGGCGCCTATTTCTGTCACGAATATAGCTATGCGGCCGCGGCGCTGATGAACCCCAGCGCGGTGCCGCATCCCGATCAGTCCGGGATGACCGAAGGGTCGCAGCGCATCCTGATGAGCCTTCGTGCGGTGGGTGAGGGCCATATCTCCTCCGTCGCTTTCCGCGAAGGGATCATCACCAGCGACAATCAGCTGATGCTGGCGCCCGAACCGCCCTTCGCCACTGCGGCCGACGCGCACGGGATCGACGGGCAGGACATTCCGACTGGCCCCGTCACGGTGCATCGGAACCGCGATTCCACCCTGTCGGGCACGGTGATCTTCCCGATCACCGAGGCGCAGTCGAAGGGGCTGGAGGATTTGCGCCTCGTCCACTTCACCCATGACGATGGCTCGCTGGAGTGGCTCGGTACGTACACGGCCTATAATGGCGCCAGCATCCAGTCCGAACTGCTGCGCACGCGCGATTTCCGCGCTTTCGATCTGGTGCCGATGACCGGATCGGCCGCCCGCAACAAGGGCATTGCGCTGTTCCCGCGCACGGTGAACGGCGAATATCTCTCCATCGGTCGGCAGGATGGCGAGAACCTGTATCTGCTGCGGTCGGACCGGCTCGATCATTGGGACGATGGAGAGCTTATCCTAACCCCGGTGTTCCCTTGGGAACTGGTGCAGATCGGCAATTGCGGCCCGCCCATCGAGGTCGACGAGGGCTGGCTGCTGCTCACCCATGGCGTGGGCGCGATGCGCAAATATTCGATCGGCGCGGCGCTGCTCGACAAGAACGATCCGTCCAAGGTGCTCGGCCGCACGCGTGAGCCGATCCTGGCGGCCGCCGATCAGGACCGCGAAGGCTATGTGCCCAACGTGGTCTATACCTGCGGCGCGATGCGGCAGGGGGACAAGTTGTTCATGCCTTATGGTATCGCCGACAGCTCGGTCGGCTTCGCCTTTGTGGAGATCTCTAAGCTGCTGGCGCTGATGTGA
- the prsK gene encoding XrtA/PEP-CTERM system histidine kinase PrsK, whose product MNAAPITLWTHALAALLFGTLALSQRRGGGGLPRAPFMAGLLATALWALAVAGLDARDVASRIAEGVRNLAWLWLMYALARQKPVDGAWPAVRAIYAAVAIVTVACCLLALGSVIVSDPIAAAALLDTRLLLQMLAATSALILANRLRQGSDPRRHGGERMTIVALAMMWFTDLLVFGGTWLTGDWPAGLMDLRGAVMVALTPLLSLAVPRGDERKMQVSRTLALLSLALVAVALYVAVTVLATAIIGSVGGSYARLVQTALIFGTTAALLALVSTPWTRAWARVLVSKHLFSHRYDYRGEWLRFTETLGAPGSAAAPLDVRVVKAVADLTDSPGGLLLLPDSAALSPASVWNWPEAPSPEQPDQRLFAHLAATGRIIELDAVRAGGATPADQDCVSAWLRNDDQAWVIVPLIHLGELAGAIVLARPALNRALDWEDFDLFGVAGRQAASYLAEARAHAALADAQRFDEFNRRFAFIMHDLKNLVSQLTLVARNAERHADNPAFRADMVATLSDSSDRMNALLARLSQHHASRAEKARPVPLLALAERIAAGRRAQHPVRASGEAAACALADPAALETLVSHLVQNAIEASASGAEVQLIVSAADGEASITVVDHGRGMSTAFVRDQLFRPFVSGKPGGFGLGAFEARQLAEGMGGSISVVSREGTGSSFRIALPLAPSTLGGMELAA is encoded by the coding sequence GTGAACGCCGCACCGATTACCCTGTGGACCCATGCGCTGGCGGCGCTGCTGTTCGGCACGCTGGCGCTGTCGCAGCGGCGCGGCGGCGGCGGGCTGCCGCGCGCACCGTTCATGGCCGGGCTGCTCGCAACGGCGCTCTGGGCGCTGGCGGTGGCCGGGCTTGATGCGCGCGACGTGGCGTCCCGGATCGCCGAAGGCGTCCGCAATCTCGCCTGGCTATGGCTGATGTACGCGCTGGCCCGGCAGAAGCCGGTTGACGGCGCCTGGCCAGCCGTGCGTGCAATCTACGCCGCGGTGGCGATCGTCACCGTCGCATGCTGCCTGCTCGCGCTGGGCTCGGTGATCGTCAGCGATCCGATTGCGGCCGCCGCGCTGCTCGACACTCGCCTTCTGCTGCAGATGCTGGCCGCGACCAGCGCGCTGATCCTCGCCAACCGGCTGCGTCAGGGCAGCGACCCGCGCCGGCACGGCGGCGAACGCATGACGATCGTGGCGCTCGCGATGATGTGGTTCACCGATCTCCTGGTGTTCGGGGGCACGTGGCTCACCGGCGACTGGCCCGCCGGCCTCATGGACCTGCGCGGCGCGGTGATGGTGGCACTGACGCCGCTGCTCAGCCTGGCCGTGCCGCGCGGCGACGAACGCAAGATGCAGGTATCGCGCACCCTGGCGCTGCTGTCGCTCGCGCTGGTCGCGGTGGCGCTGTACGTCGCCGTCACCGTGCTGGCGACGGCGATCATCGGATCGGTCGGCGGCAGCTACGCCCGGCTGGTGCAGACCGCGCTCATCTTCGGCACCACAGCAGCCCTGCTGGCGCTCGTCTCCACGCCCTGGACCCGCGCCTGGGCGCGCGTGCTGGTGTCGAAGCACCTGTTCAGCCACCGCTATGATTATCGCGGTGAGTGGCTGCGCTTCACCGAGACGCTTGGGGCGCCCGGCAGCGCGGCCGCGCCGCTCGATGTGCGGGTGGTGAAGGCGGTCGCGGACCTGACCGATTCTCCCGGCGGGTTGCTGCTCCTGCCGGACAGCGCCGCGCTTAGCCCCGCATCGGTGTGGAACTGGCCAGAGGCGCCGTCCCCCGAGCAGCCGGACCAGCGGCTCTTCGCCCATCTCGCTGCCACCGGGCGGATCATCGAGCTGGATGCGGTGCGCGCCGGCGGGGCAACGCCGGCCGATCAGGACTGCGTGTCCGCTTGGCTGCGCAACGACGACCAGGCCTGGGTGATCGTTCCGCTCATCCACCTGGGCGAGCTGGCCGGCGCCATCGTCCTTGCCCGTCCGGCGCTGAACCGTGCGCTCGATTGGGAGGATTTCGATCTGTTCGGCGTCGCCGGTCGCCAGGCCGCCAGCTATCTGGCGGAGGCGCGCGCCCATGCCGCGCTCGCCGATGCGCAGCGGTTCGACGAATTCAATCGCCGCTTCGCCTTCATCATGCACGATCTGAAGAACCTGGTCAGCCAGTTGACCCTTGTTGCGCGCAATGCCGAGCGGCACGCCGACAACCCGGCCTTCCGTGCCGACATGGTGGCGACCCTGTCCGATTCGTCGGATCGGATGAACGCTCTTCTCGCCCGCCTGTCGCAGCATCATGCCAGCCGTGCCGAAAAGGCCCGCCCCGTCCCGCTGCTCGCGCTGGCGGAGCGGATCGCGGCCGGGCGTCGGGCCCAGCATCCGGTGCGCGCGTCGGGCGAAGCGGCGGCCTGCGCGCTGGCCGATCCCGCCGCGCTGGAAACGCTCGTCTCCCACCTCGTCCAGAATGCGATCGAGGCGAGCGCATCCGGTGCGGAGGTGCAGCTGATCGTGTCCGCGGCGGACGGCGAGGCCAGCATCACGGTGGTCGATCACGGGCGCGGCATGAGCACGGCGTTCGTACGCGATCAACTCTTCCGCCCCTTTGTGTCGGGCAAACCGGGCGGCTTCGGCCTCGGCGCGTTCGAGGCGCGGCAGCTCGCCGAAGGGATGGGCGGTTCGATCAGCGTCGTCAGTCGCGAAGGCACCGGAAGCAGCTTTCGGATCGCGCTGCCGCTGGCGCCGTCGACGCTCGGGGGAATGGAATTGGCCGCATGA
- a CDS encoding homoserine dehydrogenase, with protein MTTALRVALAGLGTVGGGVIRVLEANRELITRRAGRPIEIVAVSARDRTKDRGVDISGFEWIDDTSALARCDADVVVELVGGADGPALALARATLAAGKGFVTANKAMLAHHGLELADAAEAAKVPLKFEAAVAGGIPVIKGLREGAAANDIGRVYGILNGTCNFILSKMEAEGRDFADVLSEAQALGYAESDPSFDIDGVDAAHKLSILSSIAFGTRPAFGAVAISGIRHVLAADIAEAATLGYRVRLVGVAEAGANGLFQRVHAHLVPSDHPLAHVTGSTNAVVAEGNFVGRLLFQGAGAGDGPTASAVVADLIDIARGEYGPPYAMPVASLAEAPAAPTGERRGRAYLRFTVADRVGVLAEIAAAMRDAGVSIESLIQRAAPVDGTALVAIVTHEAPESHIEAALERLRGSQSLAGEPLWMHILD; from the coding sequence ATGACGACAGCATTGCGCGTGGCATTGGCGGGGCTCGGGACGGTCGGCGGCGGGGTGATCCGCGTGCTGGAGGCGAACCGCGAACTGATCACGCGGCGTGCCGGTCGGCCGATCGAGATCGTTGCCGTGTCGGCGCGCGATCGTACCAAGGATCGCGGCGTCGACATCAGCGGTTTCGAATGGATCGATGATACCAGCGCACTGGCGCGCTGCGATGCCGATGTCGTGGTGGAGCTGGTCGGCGGCGCGGATGGCCCTGCGCTCGCACTGGCCCGCGCGACGCTCGCTGCGGGGAAGGGCTTCGTCACGGCCAACAAGGCCATGCTGGCGCACCACGGTCTGGAGCTTGCCGACGCGGCCGAAGCCGCCAAGGTGCCGCTGAAGTTCGAGGCGGCCGTCGCCGGCGGTATCCCGGTGATCAAGGGCCTGCGCGAAGGCGCCGCCGCCAATGACATCGGCCGCGTCTATGGGATCCTGAACGGCACCTGCAATTTCATCCTCAGCAAGATGGAGGCCGAGGGCCGAGACTTCGCCGACGTGCTCTCGGAAGCACAGGCGCTTGGCTATGCCGAGTCGGATCCCTCGTTCGACATCGATGGTGTCGATGCCGCGCACAAGCTGTCGATCCTCTCCTCCATCGCCTTTGGCACGCGACCGGCCTTCGGGGCTGTTGCGATCAGCGGCATCCGCCATGTCCTCGCGGCTGACATCGCGGAGGCCGCGACGCTCGGTTACCGTGTTCGGCTGGTGGGCGTGGCCGAGGCAGGCGCCAACGGCCTGTTCCAGCGCGTCCATGCGCATCTCGTCCCATCGGATCACCCGTTGGCGCATGTCACCGGATCCACCAATGCGGTGGTCGCCGAGGGCAATTTCGTCGGCCGCCTGCTGTTCCAGGGTGCCGGCGCCGGGGACGGCCCGACCGCCAGCGCCGTCGTCGCCGATCTCATCGATATCGCGCGCGGCGAATATGGTCCGCCTTATGCGATGCCGGTCGCCTCGCTGGCGGAAGCGCCGGCGGCACCCACTGGCGAGCGCCGCGGCCGTGCCTATCTGCGCTTCACCGTGGCGGATCGGGTCGGCGTGCTGGCGGAAATCGCGGCGGCGATGCGCGATGCTGGCGTGTCGATCGAGAGCCTCATCCAGCGCGCGGCGCCTGTCGACGGAACGGCGCTGGTCGCCATCGTCACGCATGAGGCGCCCGAGTCGCATATCGAAGCGGCGCTGGAGCGGTTGCGCGGGTCGCAAAGCCTGGCCGGCGAGCCGCTGTGGATGCACATTCTGGACTGA
- a CDS encoding mannose-1-phosphate guanylyltransferase, with amino-acid sequence MSTPERPKQMLALTAEQTMLQLTAARASGERFDAPIVVANARHADMIEEQLAAVGCRPQALILEPIGRNTAPAIALAALCAVEPDAPLLVMPSDHVIEDVDAFRAAVQAALPMVEQGWLVTFGITPDAPETGYGYIKVGEPIETGVYRVDRFVEKPPRAAAEAMLASGDHAWNGGIFLFRADAFLDALAQHEPAMLDAVRRSIADGERAGTHIRPSAVAFSEAPNESIDYAVMEKSDRVAVVPVSMGWNDVGSWDALHAISACDPAGNAIRGEVIALDTNNCLARSDGVRIAMVGVSDLIVVASGNDVLVLPRGRSQEVKMLLEAMKSSGGSDARSPEAELGALKG; translated from the coding sequence ATGTCGACGCCGGAGCGTCCAAAGCAGATGCTGGCGCTGACCGCCGAGCAGACGATGCTGCAGCTGACCGCCGCGCGCGCCTCCGGCGAGCGGTTCGACGCGCCCATCGTGGTGGCAAATGCCCGTCATGCCGACATGATCGAGGAACAGCTTGCCGCCGTCGGTTGCCGACCGCAGGCGCTGATCCTGGAACCGATCGGGCGCAACACGGCGCCGGCCATCGCGCTCGCCGCGCTTTGCGCCGTGGAGCCGGACGCCCCCCTGCTGGTCATGCCATCCGATCATGTGATCGAGGATGTGGACGCTTTTCGCGCCGCCGTTCAGGCCGCGCTGCCGATGGTGGAGCAGGGCTGGCTCGTCACATTCGGCATCACGCCGGACGCTCCCGAAACCGGCTATGGCTATATCAAGGTGGGCGAACCGATCGAGACGGGCGTGTATCGCGTCGATCGCTTCGTCGAAAAGCCACCCCGCGCCGCTGCCGAGGCGATGCTGGCAAGCGGCGACCATGCGTGGAACGGCGGCATCTTCCTGTTCCGCGCCGATGCGTTCCTGGATGCGCTGGCGCAGCACGAACCCGCCATGCTGGACGCCGTCCGCCGCTCGATCGCCGATGGCGAGCGTGCCGGCACGCACATCCGGCCGTCCGCTGTCGCCTTCTCCGAGGCGCCGAACGAGTCGATCGATTATGCGGTCATGGAAAAGTCGGATCGGGTCGCTGTCGTGCCGGTGTCGATGGGCTGGAACGATGTCGGCAGCTGGGACGCGCTTCACGCGATCAGCGCGTGCGACCCCGCAGGCAACGCAATCCGCGGCGAGGTGATCGCGCTTGATACCAACAACTGCCTGGCGCGCAGCGATGGCGTGCGCATCGCCATGGTGGGCGTGAGCGACCTGATCGTCGTGGCATCAGGCAACGACGTGCTGGTCCTGCCCCGTGGCCGCAGCCAGGAAGTAAAGATGCTCTTGGAAGCGATGAAGTCCAGCGGCGGCTCCGACGCAAGAAGCCCGGAGGCGGAGCTGGGCGCGCTCAAAGGGTAA
- a CDS encoding GntR family transcriptional regulator, whose amino-acid sequence MTALSNEDSPVYIRLRGTIAAGILRGDFRAGDQLPSVRALAAEHGANPLTVAKAYQSFQDEGYVEVRRGVGMFVLPGAAERLRIAERDSFVSQQWPRIRAYIDLLGLDTATLLDRQSA is encoded by the coding sequence ATGACAGCGCTGAGCAACGAAGACAGCCCGGTCTATATCAGACTTCGCGGAACGATCGCGGCGGGGATCCTGCGTGGTGACTTCCGCGCAGGCGATCAGCTGCCCTCGGTGCGTGCGCTTGCGGCCGAGCATGGGGCGAACCCGCTGACCGTCGCCAAGGCCTATCAGTCGTTCCAGGATGAAGGCTATGTGGAGGTGCGGCGCGGCGTCGGCATGTTCGTGCTGCCCGGCGCCGCGGAGCGGCTCCGCATCGCCGAACGCGACTCTTTCGTCAGCCAGCAATGGCCCCGCATTCGCGCCTATATCGACCTTCTCGGCCTCGACACCGCCACCTTGCTGGACCGGCAGTCCGCTTGA
- a CDS encoding PspC domain-containing protein encodes MTTAAQPLTAPKDNLLGICNALGEDFGFNPLWLRLALGAAFVIQPVGVVVTYLALGLVVLVSRIAFPNPRAAQHVAKETPLAEQPAVVANEAEQQVFAQAA; translated from the coding sequence ATGACCACCGCCGCCCAGCCGCTCACCGCACCGAAGGATAACCTGCTCGGCATCTGCAACGCCTTGGGTGAAGACTTCGGCTTCAACCCCTTGTGGCTGCGTCTCGCGCTGGGCGCAGCCTTCGTCATCCAGCCGGTTGGTGTGGTCGTCACCTATCTCGCGCTCGGGCTGGTTGTCCTGGTCTCCCGGATCGCCTTCCCGAATCCACGCGCCGCGCAGCACGTCGCCAAGGAAACGCCCTTGGCCGAGCAGCCGGCCGTGGTGGCCAATGAAGCGGAGCAGCAGGTGTTCGCCCAGGCAGCCTGA